aactgaaGTATCATATAATTTGCATTAAAATTtaagaactaaaaaaataaagattttaaaattgaaggacaaaaatgtatttaaccctttattttaTGACACATTTAGGAATAGGGCGGTTAGCTTATCCTCCGTTCGCTCGATAGTTAATATAACCAAACCCGTGTTCCAAAAAGGGGGACCTTTTGGCCTATTTACTCAACTGCTTAGCTTTAGCGTTGTTCCTTTCCCCTCTGATTCCAATCTCGAATCTCATCGGATAAAGACAGAaatttaggtttagggtttaggtcaGCGGAGCTCAATGGAAGATATCACGGAGGGAGTGAATGCCATAAACCTGGGCGGAGACTCCCACAAGAAGAACCGGATCCAAGTCTCCAACACCAAGAAACCCTTGTTCTTCTACGTCAATCTCGCCAAggttctctctctatctctctctcgttAAGTACATGTACCTTTTGCGATCTGGGTTTTAGGTATTTGGTACGGTTACTAAATCTGCATAACTTGGtgctttttattgtctttttgcGACTATTGGAATGTAGTTTATGATTTGCCTCTTATATTCGATTAATGATGGGTGTCGTTGATCTTCAATTTTGTGTTGCAGAGGTATATGCAACAGCATAACGAGGTTGAGCTGTCTGCCCTTGGAATGGGTAATGTTGCATTTCGTTATATCCATATTTCTGAAAACCTATTTATTCTGTTTTCTTCATTTCCTAAATTACCCCCTTCACTTATTTTCAACTCTCCTGGGAATCAAATGGCACAACTATGTAATCCTATGTCTGTGtgtaaatatatgtatattcgtaGAAACTGCGAAATGTTTATTTCTGAGTTAGTAAATAGTGACTAGTAGATGCTTATTTATATGGGCCTGATTATGAGCATAAAAAGCATGGGTGGTTCTGCTTCCCATTCCCATTCCCATTATCATATTGATAATGAATCTCCTTGTGCTCTGATTTTTTTTCGTTTACCTAATTATAGGTTGAGGTGTAAGAGAGTGGGATTCATTGTCTAAATATGATGCTACGGTCGTGGTTCATCTGTAGTTTTGGGGTTGTCCTCTTGATATTTATGTAGCTCGAATCTCTCCtctcccctccccctccccttgGGGCTAATTACTTATATAGAAAAGTAGTAATGTAATTCAATTGTAATAAATTGGCATATAGTTTCTCATATGCCTTTAAGCATTATCTGCCTTGGTTTCTGGGAAGAAAGATTTTTTCTGCTTTGTTATTTTAATCCTTTTTTGCTTCTGATGATTGCTGCTACTGGTTTGGTAACAGTTACCAGATCTATGTTCAAGGGACTGCTCCGTTACTCTTGGGCTATGATCATGTTTATTTGATATGCCTTTTGTATAGCTAAATATCATCCGATGTGTTATATTCCTTGATCGGTGATCCAAATTTTAATAGAACTGATGGTGATATGCTTTGCTCAGCTTAAGTTGTTGAAATTCTTTCTATGTGGATAATTTGCATGTAACTGTCCTTGGTGGTATGTGTTAGGATGTTGCTTCTTCTGCTTTGAAATGACAAATCTTAGTACTTCATTGCGGCCGTGCATCTGTTAATgtgtttattttgttatatttgcaGCTATTGCCACGGTCGTTACTATAgcagaaattttgaaaaataacgGATTGGCTATTGAGAAGAGTAATATTTTCTGTCTTTGGTATATTTGTGTAATATTTTAAGTATACAGTGAACTTCTAATTCACATAGAAAATAACTTTCACTGTCTGCAGAGATCATGACCTCAACTGTCGATATAAAGGATGACTCTAGGGGAAGACCCATCCAAAAAGCAAAGGTAAAATTGATATGAATATGTTTTCACAATTCCTGTTTCCAATACTTTACCCAACATACATGTCAAGTGGGGGTTGCAGAGTGAGGTCCCTTTAATGCATTTGTCTTAGCCACAAAGGAATCAAATTGGGTATTTGTAGTTATTCTGCTACATTGTTATATTCAGGTGGGGAGGGTTGGGTGTTAGATCTAGTGAAACATGTGTGTGCATAAACACACCACACACACGTGTATACTTTGTATCGATATGTCATCTTGGTGAATTTCCCACAATGTATAGTCACTgtaattttggaaattttttgaatCTCCATTGAGAGGTTGGTTACAGATGGCTAATATTTGTTCTGCCATCAGATCGAAATATTGCTGGGGAAGACTGAAAACTTCGATGAATTGATGGCGGCTGCTGCAGAGGAAAGGGAAGCTGGAGGAGATGTTGAAGAGCAAAGTTGAAGGGGGTTGTGTCAGAGTTAGTttgttctgttttgtttttgtcgTCCTAGTACTGGTGAATGCACTTAATCAGTCATTTTTATTTACAGGAGATTTGTAGCTATCTAAGATATTCTGGTCCTAATGATTTTGGTAAACgtgaaaattttgttttggagTGTAGAAACCAAATCTGTTTGTTATTCAAAATTCGATTTTTTTCACCAGAATTTTTGGTGTCTATGCTGTTTGAAATATCATCACATTTGAAAGATTATGGTGAATTAATATTTACTTTGTGAACCCAACAAGATGagcattaaaaagaaaaaagcttatGAACTGCTGCTACTTGAGGTTTCTTTTGGGTTAATAGAAGTAatgtatttgaaatttgatcTGGGTTTTCAAAGCTTCGCATCTACACCCCCAAACTAGTTCTAGGTTCAGTGGTTGAGATTAAATTGATACTAACATGCATTTCACACGGTTTTTCTTTAGGGGAATTTTCTGCACATGCTCTTTGATAGTGTTTTAACAAGAGGGATCGATGATGTTGTCATTTCTATTATATGTGTGGTTTGATGTCTACATCGTGGACATTGAATGGTGGTAAAGTTTTAGACTGTTGTATAGAGTattaggccttgtttggtttgTGAAACGAGtattttattgagaaaatgaatagttattctcaagaataaaagagagtggAATTGAATGATTATTCCTAATATTTAGTTTGACATATACActttaattgaaatctaatcaaaattattaaaaaaatctcatgttatatatatataaaaacttaaattatataaaaaaaaaatataaaaaaaaattaattgaaaaatggtGGGTGGCCGCAACCATCCCACCACGAGGCGTTTTGGTGGTGGTGCGGCCACCTCTGGCGCCCTTTGTGGTTGGCCAACCACCTCAATGGGTGGTCGGTCAGCCACTGTGTAGGGGATTGGGtttcgttttcttcttcttttaaaaaaaaaaaaaattgaaagaaaataaaaaatagtaatttttttttttgtattccgTAAATAGGGGAGGGCGTCAGTTCGGTAGGCGGTTGAGTCGGTTAAGTCAACTTTGTCAATAGAGTCGGTAGGCAGTCGATGTCGATTCGGTTGCGGTTCGGTAAGTGGTCTATAGGCAgtaatcggataatttgcccacccctttgcgaaccaaacaaggccttacTTCTTCCCTAGTATGGGCAATGCTGTTGATTTTGCTATAAGATTTTACaatgtttttattgtttgtaCATCCCTGGGACTGGATGCAAATGTCTCCTataaatttgtttcttttattgcaACGTAAATTGCAGTGAAACTCAGAACGAGGTTGACAATCACCAAAAGGATGGGATTAATTAGATTTTATTCATCTGTAAGGAAAACAATAATCTCAAAATGCAATGGATATCTCATTGAACTAAAATTCAACATGTTTCTCAATGCTTGGTTATTCACCGAAGACTAGTTTTCTCACTTTAATTCTAGTCCATCTTGCTGTGATGAAAACCGGTAGATTCTTCACTGGTGAGGCCTGGATGTAcggcaaaaaattaaaaaaaaaaaaaaagagaaataaaaacatGTGTAGAAATAAATGATAATCAGAGAATGTActtgtttgtgtgtgttttttttgaGTAAATCAGACGAAACTACAAACAGAAAACTACGTACAGCACAACAAAAAACCAGAAAACACCATAGCCAAATACAAACCATATAGAAAAACTCAATCTTGAAGGCTAACCACCCACTGCCCTAAAGGGAGTTGTCGATTGGTGAAAAATCGAGCAGAAATGTTGCCAGCAAAGTTGGTTATAACGGCCCATTGGTGGAACCTTTAGTGACTCTGCTTCTGAGTCCTTCAAACGTATTCATGGGGCATGTGGAGGGGAAAGAAAGAGAGGGATTAAATCTGGAccgttaaaatatatatatatatatatatatatatttcggcaCTTAAGCCGAATCCAATTGGATATATGCTTGAAGGGACACAAGTTTGAAATGCTCATATGGCTTTCAGCTCTTCCCAGCATGACGTCCTGAAACCAGTCTCTTATTTGTATTGTCTACATAATGGGATCGAACTGGAGCTATTCACCAACCCCTGGGAACGAAATGAGCTCTCAGTCTTGGATATAATGGAATTCGGAAACCAGCCAAGTTTCAATTTTCAACCGTGGCTCCCTGACCACAATACAAAGTAAAAACCAAAGACAATTCTAAGAAACAGTAATGCTAAAAAAATCACTTTGATTATCATCTCAAATAAAGATCCTGCAGCTAAAGCCTCAAAATAAACGCAAttcaaaaaaatggaaaatgtaGGCCAATTTCGCCGAAAGTAAAACTGAACTTTCCTCTTATCTTGAAACTGTATGAACTCAACGACCATAGATTTTTCCTGCAAAGGttaatcatcttcttctttatcaATCAGTATTCTCTTGCATGCCTCATAGCACATGAAAGATATCCCAGCAGCAGGGACCAACTTCACGCAGCTAGGACCCAATCCTCTGTACAGACCCGGGAGCCCTTCATTTTCAAGTATGCTCACAAGAGCATGAAGCATGCTTTTGTACTGCCTTCCATTGATAGCTCCGGCGGCCTGCATATGTTTCCGAGCCACCTCAAGAGGGAAAGTTGCACTACTGGAAATTGCACCAGCTGCTGATCCAATCAAGAGAGTCATAACACTCCCAATTTCCtccttcttggaagctttcttgTAAGCTTTTCGTAGCGTATCATAAGCAAAATAATTGGTGGCAGCATATGGGATTACTCCAATTATACTCGGGGTGAGGCCTCTATACAATTCCGCAGGCCCCTCCTCTTGCACAATCTTTAGAAATGCATCCAAGAGATTCTTGTACACTCCTCTCTAGAATtagttaaaataagaaatattagATAATGATTAGAATGACTCCAATTGAAGAAGATTATGTGTAGTAGTTTTCCTAAATTGTTTTTAAAGGCTTGAGTTACCTGGACAGTTAATCGGGTTTTGAGTAACTCAAGAGGGTATGTAGCCAAGGTAGAGCTAACTCCAGCAACAGCACCTGCAATTAATGAGGCAGGAATTGGGATTTTGGGCTGTATCCCAGGTTGAGTCAAGTGCTTCTTAACCGTCTCAAAAGCGAGCAACTGCCAAACAATTCCATGGGCATTGTTAAATTGCTGAATGTACTCCAATCAATAGAGAAGGCAGAAGACTAGAAAagataagaggaaaaaaaaaacaccaacagGACTTGCACCTTGTTTGAAATTGAATACTAAGAGCATATTAGGAGACAAACCCaactaatttgaagaaaatctgAATTATCCGATGCATAGAGGGTGATGTTCAGCATCCATTTAATTTTTACCAGGGAGAATGGAAAGTGAAATAGAACTGATGAAAGGAAGGAGCACAAAATCAACTACATTTATTTCATGGGGGATCAGGGTAGGGAAGAGGGAGCTAAACAGTATGTATATATAGACTGATTCAGAAAAAGTAAGCAAGGTATGAAGAATTATCCTGGACTAATGGAGAAAACCAGGTATGCAATGAGATAACCTGGTTTACGAACACAAGAACAAACAAATGAATTATCTGTGGTTATATATTAAAGAGAGAATGGTGCCCAAAAGCAAGCATAGTAAAGCATCAATTAATTAGTGCCATAGTAGGTCATAGGGACCTTGAGGTTAAGTAGCACCGCCGAAGCCTCCCTATTTCCCAAAGAAGGCAGTCACCTTCATCCTTTTGGGATATAGGGATATTGTTGGACCACAAACAATGTAGTAAATCATTCAAAACCCATGATAGAATGAAACAAGCAAGTGAATCAACCAATAGTTTCAAGCTGAAAATTTCCCTACAGTGTCCCGGACGGCCAAAACAGAAGACCTAAAATTCAAGtcaatattttataataaaaaaatcatacataTATCGAAAGAAGACAGATaatggttaaaaaaatttagccGGCAAAGCAATGGCCAAATTTAGCAATCAAAACAACTATcagtatatattatataacattCAAAAATATCATTCCATGCATCAATAACCAAATATAAAACTTAAGAGTTATCAACTGCATACCTCAATAGCCTTGCTTGGAGCCACTCGGATCACATTAACCAAATTACCACTAAACAAGCCCTTCCATCCATCACTCTCCATGATGTTTTGAAACACCTCAGTTGTCGAGTGTCCTAAGCTTCCAACCATCAAATGTGTCCTTATTGTCTCCAGTGGTGCAACCACAGTCCTTGATACCGCACCAGCGATTGCCCCACTGATCAGCTTCCTCATTGATGGGTTACCAACCTTAATTTTCAGTTTAAGaccacccctcttcttcttcttcttcaccagcCCTTCCTCTCCAATCTCCAATGACTCGCCTGTCACCAATTCCGGAAGCCCACACAACCGAAACCCTGATTCAGGCATTGACACATACATCATGTGTGAAGTACTATACAGGAACTTAATGCCTTTCTCTATAGAATTCTTAGGATTTGATGGAATCCCAAACCCCATTCCTGATTGACCAACGCTTGCAAATATGCCACAAGAACGAGAACTACCCTCTTGAGAACTCCATTGAATCTTAATTCCGGAACTAGAAACTACCACATCTTTGTTACTTCGTACAAAACTTTGCAATCCTCTTCTACCCATGAATATCAAACAAAGTTATTTTTTCCCAAGGTATTCAATCTACCCAGAACCACTTTTGCTTATAGCACTGCAAAAGTCTGAATTTTGAGAAGGAAATGAGCGGTTTTTAATCAAATGGGCACCAAAAAACGCAACTTTAGGAAGTGGGTATCAAAAGAATTGGCCAAAAAACGAATATTTGGAGAATATGAAGCAAATAATCGTACCAGTAGAGAGAACAATGAATAAAGGTATCTAAAATATTCGATTTATAGAGATCAGCAGATGGTTTTATCTGCCTCTGTGCAGAGAAGAGAAAGGGTGGCGAAATCTTCAATACTCTACCAGCATTGCTTTGTCATTCAAAAGCTGTCCCTTTGTGAGCAAGAAGAGTCAGTCTTATGTGGACTAGAAGCGCCAATTTGGAAGCACTATTGAGAATTTGACCTAACTGTCCAAAAAATCGAAgagtaaaggaaaaaaaaatctgaattgATCTCCAAAGGGGATGGTTTACATCTAATTGACGTCATTAAAATTTAATCCAACTGTCTAAATTAATgtattgcgtttttaaaaatttagaaaaatgtgtgtttttaaataataagtaagagaatgtatttttaaaaatgtatgattttttaaaagactaaaaatttaattttatcaatcatttaactatgtttttaaataacatgtttttaatttttttttttttaaatcacaaatttaACGGACCAAAATTAACTCGCTCTGTTTCTCCAACTCAACAACTCATAATGCCACCAATCCATCCCTCAATTATCTACTAATTACTATCATCTCCCCAACTACCATGACTTGGGAATGGTCGGTGCTGACCATCAATGCCAGCTCATTGCTATTGCAAAATAGACAATCTTAAGGCCCAATTAAATAAGGccccaaataaaatatagtataattaaactttttattaaaaaaattaaagctttatttatgacccaaaaaaaaaaaaattagtcaataCTCGCCTCAATTatggtaaataaataatattataaagaaaaaaaaatgtagtcgGTGCTTTTTAATTAATGCCTCAATtacgtaaaaaataaatacaaataattaaattctaagATATTAcggaggaaaataaataaaaatagaaagttaCATTAATTGCACCCTTGAAACATTTACTAACTCATAATTTcacaataactttttttttttacatgcataATTTCACATGAACTTAAAACCAACATATTGACTAAGATTgtttattaacataattttttagaataaagttAATTTCGTTTTAtgcaaattaaattctacagaaaaataattatatgtaactcaatacaaaatataatattgttgaactcctaacaaaaataaatttgcaagatgtttgaaaaataaaataaaggaaaaaagcaaaaagaatgatttaaaatcaaaatcatttaaatataaaaaatgcatcaCCTAAAATTATCGCCttaagcctcaaaatttattaagtCGGCCCTACTAACCATGGATGCCTCGTTAAAGgtcttcaatttatttatttttttaaaaaaagccttTTATATTAAAtcggacaaaaaaaattaaaaataaaaagtaaatatcttagaaaaataaaacatgagGCTGTTCGGCATGCTACGAGGTCATAGCGATCTAATCGAGCCGagttttaagatttcaagactgacTCGTTTATGAATCGAGCTTAAATAGTCTATCTtaaattcgagccgagctataaaatgCGTGTTCAAGCTTTGCTCGTTTAAAACTTGGGCGAGCTCAAGCTCGTTAAGAGTGACATTCGAGCCAAGCTaggttactcgacaagctcggttcaactagagctcgaagtaggctattaaatttttcaatgtatgATCAAAGCGGAGTTTAAACCCgaatttatgaacaacctccatactaactattaataacttaatatgttagtttaacatactaaatactattatcaaagtattataattaatatgtaatacaatatttacttagctagtatactatatgcttattttgtgtgtgtatgtgtgtgtgtgtgtgatatacaaaaaaatatcgagtaacatatagttaattacatttacttagtatatgttaataaactagataatatgttagtttatgaactagctagttagttagttttttttttttttgaatcaagGAAAGCATTCCATTAATCACGAAAATCAAACTTGCTAAGCAAGTACAACATTGTGGATATAAGGAGGACATCCCTCCATCCATACACAATCAATAGACAAATTAAGGGCAGCTTTAGCCAACAAGTGTGTTACTTGATTGGCTAATCTGCGTACATGACATACTTGTGAGTCTGTGAAAAAAACCAACAGGGACTTGATATCATGGATGATCTAACCCCAACTATTCCAGCTAAAAGAATCTGAGCAAATAGCAGCTATCACAGGTTGACAGTCTCCCTCTAAAACTACCTTCTGTAAGTCCAAATCATGAGCCAAAGTTATTGCCGACCATGCTGCCAAAGCCTTCCCTGTAGGAGAAATGCTAAAGATCTTCCCCTCATCCTCCCCttatcaccctcttttccttaaaaaaattgatttttattataaaagggtgataaggggagatgaggggaggatgtgtagaagctctcCCCCTATAGTTGGGTCGCTAATAAAAGGGATAACTGCTGCCTTTGTTACCACAAAAACACCACAGCTATCACGCACCACCACTCTTAGGCCCAACTTCTTTGCTAGAATGTCCAAGGCCACATCCCAATTTAACTTTATCCATCCCATCTTTAGTTTGCTCCACACCTCAAGAGGAATACCCGAAGTAtgttagtat
The Alnus glutinosa chromosome 14, dhAlnGlut1.1, whole genome shotgun sequence genome window above contains:
- the LOC133856581 gene encoding adenine nucleotide transporter BT1, chloroplastic/mitochondrial-like, whose product is MGRRGLQSFVRSNKDVVVSSSGIKIQWSSQEGSSRSCGIFASVGQSGMGFGIPSNPKNSIEKGIKFLYSTSHMMYVSMPESGFRLCGLPELVTGESLEIGEEGLVKKKKKRGGLKLKIKVGNPSMRKLISGAIAGAVSRTVVAPLETIRTHLMVGSLGHSTTEVFQNIMESDGWKGLFSGNLVNVIRVAPSKAIELLAFETVKKHLTQPGIQPKIPIPASLIAGAVAGVSSTLATYPLELLKTRLTVQRGVYKNLLDAFLKIVQEEGPAELYRGLTPSIIGVIPYAATNYFAYDTLRKAYKKASKKEEIGSVMTLLIGSAAGAISSSATFPLEVARKHMQAAGAINGRQYKSMLHALVSILENEGLPGLYRGLGPSCVKLVPAAGISFMCYEACKRILIDKEEDD
- the LOC133857265 gene encoding uncharacterized protein At2g34160-like, coding for MEDITEGVNAINLGGDSHKKNRIQVSNTKKPLFFYVNLAKRYMQQHNEVELSALGMAIATVVTIAEILKNNGLAIEKKIMTSTVDIKDDSRGRPIQKAKIEILLGKTENFDELMAAAAEEREAGGDVEEQS